A genomic window from Sulfurospirillum diekertiae includes:
- a CDS encoding dimethylarginine dimethylaminohydrolase family protein: MLLAITHLPSPKLQNCELTFLQSEPISIEKANEQHQQYCTMLERCGAKVIVLENNVAYPDSVFVEDPIIVFDEVAVLTSMGVESRRAESAYMEKIFLKYRKIERIALPAKIEGGDVLKVGKKIFVGESARTNMEGIQALEAIIKPFGYAVISVKVTGCLHLKTGVTALDDQTILINANWVDADAFEGFSKVEVPDDEPFGANVLQIGDIVCMNEAFPKTMMLVKSLGYKVDSANISEFVKAEAGLTCMSVPFTCKE, translated from the coding sequence ATGCTTTTAGCCATTACCCATCTGCCTTCACCTAAACTTCAAAACTGTGAGCTTACCTTTTTGCAAAGCGAGCCCATTTCGATTGAAAAAGCCAACGAACAACATCAACAGTATTGCACCATGTTAGAGCGCTGTGGTGCGAAAGTGATTGTTTTAGAGAATAATGTCGCGTATCCCGATAGTGTTTTTGTGGAAGATCCGATCATTGTTTTTGATGAGGTAGCTGTGCTGACATCTATGGGCGTGGAATCACGCAGGGCTGAGAGTGCGTACATGGAAAAAATCTTTTTGAAGTACCGTAAAATTGAGCGCATAGCTTTACCTGCTAAAATTGAAGGCGGTGATGTTTTAAAAGTAGGCAAAAAAATATTTGTGGGTGAATCTGCTCGTACCAATATGGAGGGTATTCAAGCCCTTGAAGCCATCATAAAACCTTTTGGCTATGCGGTAATCTCAGTCAAAGTTACTGGATGTCTACATCTTAAAACGGGAGTGACTGCATTGGATGATCAGACAATTTTGATTAACGCAAACTGGGTCGATGCTGATGCCTTTGAGGGCTTTAGTAAAGTCGAAGTTCCCGATGATGAGCCGTTTGGTGCGAACGTTCTTCAAATTGGCGACATTGTGTGTATGAATGAAGCATTCCCTAAAACCATGATGCTTGTAAAATCTTTAGGTTATAAAGTGGATTCAGCAAATATCAGTGAGTTTGTCAAAGCCGAAGCAGGACTTACCTGCATGAGTGTGCCGTTTACATGTAAAGAGTAG